One genomic window of Penaeus chinensis breed Huanghai No. 1 chromosome 35, ASM1920278v2, whole genome shotgun sequence includes the following:
- the LOC125044325 gene encoding uncharacterized protein LOC125044325 isoform X3, whose amino-acid sequence MDPWADRILDSHCHLYELGRFKYPWPTPDLTAIFKDHRVEDLWAAMEPSPAREVVFVQCLNDSPEEAKWVMSLAKQHPRIKGIVAGLDPSHQQFESQLTALKSEVPLLVGVRHILDLEPRPNYLELEEVAAGVRALHRHDMTFDLLLSSSMVTEADCEKWKPEDLRPYVEHMIAVFGCDRLMYGSDWPVCRLARADYDTVFSTLRGLLSHLPEQQLEKIFCNNARNFYKV is encoded by the exons ATGGATCCTTGGGCAGACAGAATACTCGATTCACACTGCC ACCTGTACGAACTGGGGAGGTTCAAGTACCCATGGCCAACGCCGGACTTGACTGCCATCTTCAAGGACCACCGTGTCGAGGACCTATGGGCGGCGATGGAACCTTCACCCGCCCGCGAGGTCGTCTTCGTGCAGTGCCTCAACGACTCGCCAGAAGAAGCCA AATGGGTAATGAGCTTGGCCAAGCAGCATCCCCGCATCAAGGGCATCGTGGCTGGACTCGACCCTTCGCACCAgcag TTCGAGAGTCAGCTGACGGCGCTGAAGTCCGAAGTGCCGCTCCTGGTGGGCGTGAGACATATCTTGGACTTGGAACCTCGACCGAATTACCTGGAGTTAGAGGAGGTGGCTGCTGGTGTCCGAGCCTTGCACCGACATgacatgacctttgacctgctCCTGAG CTCGAGCATGGTGACTGAGGCAGACTGCGAGAAGTGGAAACCAGAGGATCTTCGTCCGTATGTCGAG cATATGATTGCCGTGTTCGGATGTGATCGCCTCATGTACGGCTCCGACTGGCCCGTCTGTCGCCTCGCAAGAGCGGACTACGACACCGTATTTTCCACTCTACGCGGACTCCTGAGCCACCTGCCGGAGCAACAGCTGGAAAAGATCTTCTGCAACAACGCCAGGAACTTCTACAAAGTTTAA
- the LOC125044325 gene encoding uncharacterized protein y4mH-like isoform X1, translating into MDPWADRILDSHCHLYELGRFKYPWPTPDLTAIFKDHRVEDLWAAMEPSPAREVVFVQCLNDSPEEAKWVMSLAKQHPRIKGIVAGLDPSHQQFESQLTALKSEVPLLVGVRHILDLEPRPNYLELEEVAAGVRALHRHDMTFDLLLRPPLLEGATVLASRVPEARMVVDHLAKPYIKAGQLDPWRQHIAALARFPNVYCKLSSMVTEADCEKWKPEDLRPYVEHMIAVFGCDRLMYGSDWPVCRLARADYDTVFSTLRGLLSHLPEQQLEKIFCNNARNFYKV; encoded by the exons ATGGATCCTTGGGCAGACAGAATACTCGATTCACACTGCC ACCTGTACGAACTGGGGAGGTTCAAGTACCCATGGCCAACGCCGGACTTGACTGCCATCTTCAAGGACCACCGTGTCGAGGACCTATGGGCGGCGATGGAACCTTCACCCGCCCGCGAGGTCGTCTTCGTGCAGTGCCTCAACGACTCGCCAGAAGAAGCCA AATGGGTAATGAGCTTGGCCAAGCAGCATCCCCGCATCAAGGGCATCGTGGCTGGACTCGACCCTTCGCACCAgcag TTCGAGAGTCAGCTGACGGCGCTGAAGTCCGAAGTGCCGCTCCTGGTGGGCGTGAGACATATCTTGGACTTGGAACCTCGACCGAATTACCTGGAGTTAGAGGAGGTGGCTGCTGGTGTCCGAGCCTTGCACCGACATgacatgacctttgacctgctCCTGAG ACCCCCGCTGCTGGAGGGGGCGACGGTGCTGGCCAGCCGAGTGCCCGAGGCGAGGATGGTCGTGGACCACTTGGCCAAACCCTACATTAAGGCAGGCCAGCTGGACCCGTGGCGCCAGCACATCGCCGCCCTCGCCCGCTTCCCCAATGTCTACTGCAAGCT CTCGAGCATGGTGACTGAGGCAGACTGCGAGAAGTGGAAACCAGAGGATCTTCGTCCGTATGTCGAG cATATGATTGCCGTGTTCGGATGTGATCGCCTCATGTACGGCTCCGACTGGCCCGTCTGTCGCCTCGCAAGAGCGGACTACGACACCGTATTTTCCACTCTACGCGGACTCCTGAGCCACCTGCCGGAGCAACAGCTGGAAAAGATCTTCTGCAACAACGCCAGGAACTTCTACAAAGTTTAA
- the LOC125044325 gene encoding uncharacterized protein y4mH-like isoform X2 — protein sequence MEPSPAREVVFVQCLNDSPEEAKWVMSLAKQHPRIKGIVAGLDPSHQQFESQLTALKSEVPLLVGVRHILDLEPRPNYLELEEVAAGVRALHRHDMTFDLLLRPPLLEGATVLASRVPEARMVVDHLAKPYIKAGQLDPWRQHIAALARFPNVYCKLSSMVTEADCEKWKPEDLRPYVEHMIAVFGCDRLMYGSDWPVCRLARADYDTVFSTLRGLLSHLPEQQLEKIFCNNARNFYKV from the exons ATGGAACCTTCACCCGCCCGCGAGGTCGTCTTCGTGCAGTGCCTCAACGACTCGCCAGAAGAAGCCA AATGGGTAATGAGCTTGGCCAAGCAGCATCCCCGCATCAAGGGCATCGTGGCTGGACTCGACCCTTCGCACCAgcag TTCGAGAGTCAGCTGACGGCGCTGAAGTCCGAAGTGCCGCTCCTGGTGGGCGTGAGACATATCTTGGACTTGGAACCTCGACCGAATTACCTGGAGTTAGAGGAGGTGGCTGCTGGTGTCCGAGCCTTGCACCGACATgacatgacctttgacctgctCCTGAG ACCCCCGCTGCTGGAGGGGGCGACGGTGCTGGCCAGCCGAGTGCCCGAGGCGAGGATGGTCGTGGACCACTTGGCCAAACCCTACATTAAGGCAGGCCAGCTGGACCCGTGGCGCCAGCACATCGCCGCCCTCGCCCGCTTCCCCAATGTCTACTGCAAGCT CTCGAGCATGGTGACTGAGGCAGACTGCGAGAAGTGGAAACCAGAGGATCTTCGTCCGTATGTCGAG cATATGATTGCCGTGTTCGGATGTGATCGCCTCATGTACGGCTCCGACTGGCCCGTCTGTCGCCTCGCAAGAGCGGACTACGACACCGTATTTTCCACTCTACGCGGACTCCTGAGCCACCTGCCGGAGCAACAGCTGGAAAAGATCTTCTGCAACAACGCCAGGAACTTCTACAAAGTTTAA